The Microbacterium horticulturae genome has a window encoding:
- a CDS encoding SURF1 family protein: MTESDELPEVFPPTLREVMLRPRWLAMLGLCLAVAGVFAWLGQWQLGRALDTSATTPAQTTEQALPIAQIVDPGEYLNSPLEGQKVEVTGRFVPGDFLIVTQRMNGDEQGFWVTGQLRVADTSTPTSLAVAIGWAPTIEKARDAAAALNAADQATTTVTGRIVADEGPKLPPRSDPDEMQTMSPAALVSRWHDNVDLDVYRAYVVSEHPLDSLVAIVSRPPEAGESINWLNLFYAAEWAVFAGFAFYLWYRLARDAREKEIEELEEGRAAS; encoded by the coding sequence ATGACCGAGAGCGACGAACTGCCGGAGGTCTTCCCGCCGACCCTGCGCGAGGTCATGCTGCGCCCGCGCTGGCTGGCGATGCTCGGTCTGTGCCTGGCCGTTGCGGGCGTGTTCGCGTGGCTCGGCCAGTGGCAGCTCGGGCGCGCGCTCGACACGAGCGCGACCACGCCGGCCCAGACGACCGAGCAGGCGCTGCCGATCGCGCAGATCGTCGATCCCGGCGAGTACCTGAACTCCCCGCTGGAGGGGCAGAAGGTCGAGGTGACCGGCCGCTTCGTGCCCGGCGACTTCCTCATCGTGACGCAGCGCATGAACGGCGACGAGCAGGGCTTCTGGGTGACCGGGCAGTTGCGTGTCGCCGATACGTCCACCCCGACGTCTCTCGCGGTGGCCATCGGCTGGGCGCCCACGATCGAGAAGGCGCGGGATGCCGCGGCCGCCCTCAATGCGGCCGATCAGGCCACGACCACGGTGACGGGTCGGATCGTCGCCGATGAAGGCCCCAAGCTGCCGCCGCGCAGCGACCCCGACGAGATGCAGACGATGTCGCCCGCAGCGCTCGTGAGCAGGTGGCACGACAACGTCGATCTCGACGTCTATCGGGCCTACGTGGTCAGCGAGCACCCGCTCGATTCGCTCGTGGCCATCGTGTCGCGTCCGCCGGAGGCGGGCGAGAGCATCAATTGGCTGAACCTCTTCTACGCGGCCGAGTGGGCTGTCTTCGCGGGGTTCGCGTTCTACCTCTGGTACCGCCTGGCGCGAGACGCTCGCGAGAAGGAGATCGAAGAGCTCGAAGAGGGTCGCGCGGCGTCCTGA
- a CDS encoding branched-chain amino acid ABC transporter permease, whose translation MDFGAIFGNTAAYLFSPITIAYALAATGLAVHFGYAGLLNFGMAGFMAIGGYGYAISVLTFGVPWWVGMLIGLAGGAVFGLFLGIPTLRLRADYLAIATIAAAEIVRLLFLTQLFDKWTNGAEGLYGYSAGFRSSNPFPPGTYGFGPWTYTEVELWDRVFGLIMLAIAILLVWALMRSPWGRVLKGIREDEDAVRSLGKNVFAYKMQALVVGGIIGAMGGIVFVLPSAAVPGSYSTSLTFFLWTVLLLGGAATVFGPTLGAVLFWMLFAFLGNLLPQLAQHGFLPISGPQAETIRWILAGVALMLVVIFRPQGILGDKREMTFVK comes from the coding sequence ATGGACTTCGGAGCGATCTTCGGCAACACTGCCGCGTACCTGTTCAGCCCGATCACCATCGCCTACGCACTGGCCGCGACCGGGCTGGCGGTGCACTTCGGTTACGCCGGCCTGCTGAACTTCGGCATGGCGGGCTTCATGGCCATCGGCGGCTACGGCTATGCGATCTCGGTGCTCACTTTCGGCGTGCCCTGGTGGGTGGGCATGCTCATCGGCCTCGCCGGCGGTGCGGTGTTCGGGCTCTTCCTCGGCATCCCGACGCTGCGTCTGCGCGCCGACTACCTCGCCATCGCGACGATCGCGGCGGCCGAGATCGTGCGCTTGCTGTTCTTGACCCAGCTGTTCGACAAGTGGACGAACGGTGCCGAGGGCCTGTACGGGTACAGCGCGGGCTTCCGCAGCAGCAACCCGTTCCCCCCGGGGACGTATGGCTTCGGCCCGTGGACCTACACCGAGGTCGAGCTGTGGGACCGCGTGTTCGGCCTGATCATGCTGGCGATCGCCATCCTGCTCGTGTGGGCGCTCATGCGCAGCCCCTGGGGCCGTGTGCTCAAGGGCATCCGCGAGGATGAGGATGCCGTCCGCTCCCTCGGCAAGAACGTGTTCGCGTACAAGATGCAGGCGCTCGTCGTCGGCGGCATCATCGGCGCGATGGGCGGCATCGTGTTCGTGCTGCCGTCGGCTGCCGTTCCCGGAAGCTACTCCACGTCGCTGACGTTCTTCCTATGGACGGTGCTGCTGCTCGGCGGCGCCGCGACCGTTTTCGGGCCGACCCTGGGCGCCGTGCTGTTCTGGATGCTGTTCGCCTTCCTCGGCAATCTGCTCCCCCAGCTCGCCCAGCACGGCTTCCTTCCCATCAGCGGTCCGCAGGCCGAGACGATCCGCTGGATCCTCGCCGGCGTCGCGCTGATGCTGGTCGTGATCTTCCGCCCTCAGGGCATCCTCGGCGACAAGAGGGAGATGACCTTTGTCAAGTGA
- a CDS encoding ABC transporter ATP-binding protein, with protein MSSENGPRGIHPQKSTGLAKGPAAPGVPKTDPILIADDVKRHFGGLTAVDVDHLEIPRGAITALIGPNGAGKTTLFNLLCGFDRPNGGSWSFDGKRLSGVPSFKVAKMGQVRTFQLTKSLSLLTVLENMKLGAKDQVGERFWPSLLPFLWRPQERKIEERARSLLARFKLDTKEQDFAASLSGGQRKLLEMARALMSDPTLVMLDEPMAGVNPALTQSLLGHILELKDLGMTVLFVEHDMHMVRHIADWVVVMAEGRVVAEGPPEEVMEDPAVVDAYLGAHQDVDLGAVTGRIDVVAEAAAAKARDRIEAEAEAEAEADFAEEDKP; from the coding sequence TTGTCAAGTGAGAACGGCCCCCGCGGCATCCATCCTCAGAAATCCACCGGGCTCGCGAAGGGTCCGGCCGCTCCCGGCGTGCCCAAGACCGACCCGATTCTCATCGCCGACGATGTGAAGCGTCATTTCGGCGGACTCACGGCCGTCGACGTGGACCATCTCGAGATTCCCCGCGGCGCCATCACCGCGCTCATCGGGCCCAACGGCGCCGGCAAGACGACGCTCTTCAACCTGCTGTGCGGCTTCGACCGCCCCAACGGCGGCAGCTGGTCGTTCGACGGCAAGCGCCTCTCGGGCGTCCCGTCGTTCAAGGTCGCCAAGATGGGCCAGGTGCGCACGTTCCAGCTGACCAAGTCGCTCTCGCTGCTGACCGTGCTCGAGAACATGAAGCTCGGCGCGAAGGACCAGGTCGGCGAGCGGTTCTGGCCGAGCCTGCTCCCCTTTCTCTGGCGACCGCAGGAGCGCAAGATCGAAGAGCGCGCGCGCTCCCTCCTCGCCCGCTTCAAGCTCGATACCAAGGAGCAGGACTTCGCCGCGTCACTGTCGGGCGGCCAGCGCAAGCTGCTCGAGATGGCGCGCGCGCTGATGAGCGACCCGACCCTGGTCATGCTCGACGAGCCGATGGCCGGCGTGAACCCGGCGCTCACCCAGTCGCTGCTGGGGCACATCCTCGAGCTCAAAGACCTGGGCATGACCGTCCTGTTCGTCGAGCACGACATGCACATGGTGCGCCACATCGCCGACTGGGTCGTCGTCATGGCCGAGGGCCGTGTCGTCGCCGAGGGGCCGCCCGAAGAGGTCATGGAAGACCCGGCCGTCGTCGACGCCTACCTGGGTGCGCACCAGGACGTCGACCTGGGCGCGGTCACCGGACGCATCGACGTCGTCGCCGAGGCCGCGGCCGCGAAGGCCCGCGATCGGATCGAAGCCGAAGCCGAGGCGGAGGCCGAAGCCGACTTCGCAGAGGAGGACAAGCCATGA
- a CDS encoding branched-chain amino acid ABC transporter permease translates to MRHRTAALRRPRKWHVALWGIAASAVLLLTPATAASAQETSAVTAVQDAAAGVSASDTVHADENAPKTSFYFGGNITYQGKPIAGVVVSVEGGGFIAQTKTDADGKWRLYVPKKASYTLHVDEDTLPEGVIVDASQLPTGVAPVAGTTGSFEAEFGLTGTKIINLFLGQGERITVSFTDQLISRTVGGINFGLLLALASMGAALIYGTSRLSNFAHGEMVTWGGVLAFMATSMWHLPLWLGIIASVIGGGLLGWALDAGLWRPLRRRGLGIVQLMIVSIGLSLALRFGLQFLIGGGTHQLPGASPDPMKFGPISLSYIDIIGMAVSLVVIIAVGIFLTRTRIGKATRAISDNPQLAAASGIDVDKVVRVVWILAGVLAAISGVLWTYFRPGVKWDMGMQMLLLMFCAITLGGLGSTLGALIGSIIVGIAVEVSTLWIPSDLKYASALVALIVILLVRPQGLFGRRERLG, encoded by the coding sequence GTGAGACACAGGACAGCGGCGCTTCGCCGACCCCGGAAATGGCACGTCGCACTGTGGGGCATCGCCGCCTCGGCCGTGCTTCTGCTCACACCGGCGACGGCCGCGTCGGCACAGGAGACCTCGGCTGTGACGGCGGTGCAGGATGCCGCTGCCGGCGTCAGCGCGTCCGACACGGTGCACGCCGATGAGAACGCCCCGAAGACGTCGTTCTACTTCGGCGGCAACATCACGTATCAGGGCAAGCCGATCGCCGGCGTCGTGGTGTCGGTCGAGGGCGGCGGCTTCATCGCGCAGACCAAGACCGACGCGGACGGCAAATGGCGCCTGTACGTGCCGAAGAAGGCCTCGTACACCCTTCACGTCGACGAGGACACACTGCCTGAAGGCGTCATCGTCGACGCCTCGCAGCTGCCCACCGGCGTCGCCCCGGTGGCGGGCACGACCGGTTCGTTCGAGGCCGAGTTCGGGCTCACCGGCACCAAGATCATCAATCTCTTCCTCGGTCAGGGCGAGCGGATCACCGTCTCGTTCACCGATCAGCTGATCTCCCGGACCGTCGGCGGCATCAACTTCGGGCTCCTGCTCGCGCTCGCCTCGATGGGTGCCGCGCTGATCTACGGCACCTCCCGATTGTCGAACTTCGCACACGGCGAGATGGTCACCTGGGGAGGTGTGCTCGCCTTCATGGCGACCTCGATGTGGCACCTTCCCCTGTGGCTGGGCATCATCGCCTCGGTCATCGGCGGCGGCCTGCTCGGCTGGGCGCTCGACGCGGGGCTCTGGCGGCCTCTGCGCCGTCGCGGACTGGGCATCGTGCAGCTCATGATCGTCAGCATCGGCCTCTCGCTGGCGCTGCGCTTCGGGCTGCAGTTCCTCATCGGCGGCGGCACGCATCAGCTGCCCGGGGCCAGCCCCGATCCGATGAAGTTCGGCCCGATCTCGCTGTCGTACATCGACATCATCGGCATGGCCGTCAGTCTCGTGGTCATCATCGCCGTCGGAATCTTCCTCACCCGCACCCGGATCGGCAAGGCGACGCGGGCCATCTCCGACAATCCGCAGCTGGCCGCGGCATCCGGCATCGATGTCGACAAGGTCGTGCGGGTCGTATGGATCCTCGCCGGCGTGCTGGCCGCGATCTCCGGCGTCTTGTGGACGTACTTCCGGCCCGGCGTGAAGTGGGACATGGGCATGCAGATGCTGCTGCTGATGTTCTGCGCGATCACGCTCGGCGGTCTCGGATCCACCCTCGGCGCGCTGATCGGCTCGATCATCGTCGGCATCGCCGTCGAGGTGTCGACGCTGTGGATCCCGTCGGATCTCAAGTACGCCAGCGCGCTCGTCGCGCTGATCGTGATCCTGCTCGTCAGGCCGCAGGGCCTGTTCGGCCGCAGGGAAAGGCTGGGCTGA
- a CDS encoding endonuclease domain-containing protein — MLLIEPLRRAGLRVRQQIMLAGRPVDLVIGDRLVVQIDGYAFHSSSAQRGSDIAHDAQLRLRGYTVLRFSYAQIVHDAANVVLTLRRAVAAGYAETA; from the coding sequence ATGCTTCTGATCGAACCGCTGCGTCGCGCGGGCCTGCGCGTACGTCAGCAGATCATGCTCGCCGGGCGCCCCGTCGACCTCGTCATCGGCGATCGGCTCGTCGTGCAGATCGACGGCTATGCGTTCCACTCATCGAGCGCGCAGCGCGGCAGTGACATCGCCCACGACGCCCAGCTGCGTCTGCGCGGGTACACGGTGCTGCGTTTCAGCTACGCGCAGATCGTGCACGACGCGGCGAACGTCGTGCTCACCCTTCGCCGCGCCGTCGCAGCGGGATATGCGGAGACCGCGTGA
- the guaB gene encoding IMP dehydrogenase translates to MEQPDPFGFVGLTYDDVLLLPGHTDVIPSEADTSSRVTRNITVATPLISAAMDTVTEARMAIAIARQGGLGILHRNMSIEDQASMVDQVKRSESGMITNPITTTPDATIEEVDALCAQYRISGLPVVGDGGRLVGIITNRDMRFVSGFERQTTKVRDVMTSEGLITGPVGISAGEVIATFAKHRVEKLPLIDDAGKLAGLITIKDFDKSEKYPLATKDDQGRLRVGAAIGFFGEAWQRAEALRDAGVDVIVVDTANGQSAGVIDIITRLKADPTFAHIDIIGGNVATREGAQALVDAGVDAVKVGVGPGSICTTRIVAGVGVPQVTAVYEAYLAAREAGVPVIADGGLQYSGDLAKALVAGADSVMIGSLFAGTDEAPGEIVFQGGKQFKQYRGMGSLGALQTRGKKTSYSKDRYFQADVPSDDKLIPEGIEGQVAYRGPVSAVAYQLIGGLRQSMFYVGARTIDELKQRGKFVRITAAGLKESHPHDVQIVVEAPNYKK, encoded by the coding sequence ATGGAACAGCCCGACCCGTTCGGTTTCGTCGGTCTCACGTACGATGACGTCCTCCTGCTGCCGGGGCACACCGACGTCATCCCCAGCGAGGCGGACACGTCGTCGCGGGTCACGCGGAACATCACGGTCGCCACGCCTCTGATCTCTGCAGCGATGGACACCGTGACTGAAGCGCGCATGGCGATCGCCATCGCGCGCCAGGGCGGTCTGGGCATCCTGCATCGCAACATGTCGATCGAAGACCAGGCGTCAATGGTCGACCAGGTCAAGCGCAGCGAGTCGGGCATGATCACGAACCCGATCACCACGACGCCCGACGCGACGATCGAAGAGGTCGACGCGCTGTGCGCGCAGTACCGCATCTCGGGTCTGCCGGTCGTCGGCGACGGTGGGCGCCTGGTCGGCATCATCACGAACCGTGACATGCGGTTCGTCTCGGGCTTCGAGCGCCAGACGACCAAGGTGCGCGACGTCATGACCAGCGAGGGCCTGATCACGGGGCCGGTCGGCATCAGCGCCGGCGAGGTCATCGCCACGTTCGCCAAGCATCGCGTCGAGAAGCTGCCGCTCATCGACGACGCCGGCAAGCTCGCCGGGCTTATCACCATCAAGGACTTCGACAAGAGCGAGAAGTACCCTCTTGCCACCAAAGACGACCAGGGCCGCCTGCGGGTGGGCGCGGCGATCGGCTTCTTCGGCGAGGCCTGGCAGCGCGCCGAGGCGCTGCGCGACGCGGGTGTCGATGTCATCGTCGTCGACACCGCGAACGGGCAGTCGGCGGGCGTCATCGACATCATCACCCGGCTGAAGGCCGACCCGACGTTTGCGCACATCGACATCATCGGCGGCAACGTAGCCACGCGCGAGGGCGCGCAGGCACTCGTCGATGCGGGGGTGGATGCCGTCAAGGTAGGCGTCGGCCCGGGCTCGATCTGCACCACGCGCATCGTCGCGGGCGTCGGCGTGCCCCAGGTGACCGCGGTGTACGAGGCGTACCTCGCGGCCCGCGAGGCGGGCGTGCCCGTCATCGCCGACGGCGGACTGCAGTACTCCGGCGACCTCGCGAAGGCCCTCGTGGCGGGCGCCGACTCGGTCATGATCGGCTCGCTGTTCGCCGGCACCGACGAGGCTCCGGGCGAGATCGTCTTCCAGGGTGGCAAGCAGTTCAAGCAGTACCGCGGCATGGGGTCGCTGGGCGCGCTGCAGACGCGCGGCAAGAAGACCTCGTACTCGAAGGACCGTTATTTCCAGGCCGACGTGCCCAGCGACGACAAGCTGATCCCCGAGGGGATCGAGGGGCAGGTCGCCTACCGCGGGCCGGTGTCGGCCGTCGCCTACCAGCTCATCGGCGGGCTGCGCCAGTCGATGTTCTACGTCGGCGCGCGCACTATCGACGAGCTCAAGCAGCGCGGCAAATTCGTGCGGATCACCGCCGCCGGGCTCAAGGAATCGCACCCGCACGACGTGCAGATCGTCGTCGAGGCGCCCAACTACAAGAAGTAG
- a CDS encoding bifunctional metallophosphatase/5'-nucleotidase: MSLNPVRRHPRLAALTVGTVAAVALGVMGAVPASAADDPVEIDVVTINDFHGRIEADHASGGAAALATAVKEVRTDNPNTIFAAAGDLIGASTFTSFIQQDNPTIDALNAAGLEVSSTGNHEYDQGWADLRDRVVPRADWAYINSNVFLKSTGETALAPSWVKEVDGIRVGFIGAVTEDLSSLVSPAGIADLEVRNIADSVNAAAADLKDGDPNNGEADVIVLLVHEGATTTDVSSVTPDSPLGQIVYNVDDDVNAIVSAHTHLAYNFTIDGRPVVSAGKYGENYGLMKITVDPTDKSVLSITDEIKPLTADDKPLYAPDPDVQKIVDDAVQAAEGPGNATVGNVTADFNRALQSDGTTENRGGESTLGNFVADVQQWSTGADLALMNPGGLRTDITYASSSDNDPDGNVTYREAATVQPFANTMMTTTLTGAQLAQVLEEQWQPAAASRPFLKLGVSKSLSYTYDPTAEAGSHITSMTVNGKAVSPTDTFTVAVNSFLAAGGDNFTTLADGANTADTGKVDLQSMVDWFSENGTASPDYAQRAVGVVLSPPDADGYSAGDTVTANLSSLAFSTGEPAADKVTISLGDTQLASSAVDPTVIDASDEGGRAELSFTIPSGVEGAQQLTVAVASTGTSIQVPVEITAAPFEGAVTVKHAKVSAGGTLTVSGTGFDAGEKLTATLQGKKKAHVSLGTITARKDGSFRTTLTVPRSTKAGVYTLTVAQADGDAATATVHVNKAMHGGGGGHGGGHGSPGHGGPGHGGPGHGGPGHGGPGHGGPGHGCHAVIR; this comes from the coding sequence ATGTCCCTTAACCCTGTCCGCAGACATCCGCGCCTGGCGGCGCTGACCGTCGGTACCGTCGCCGCCGTCGCCCTGGGCGTGATGGGGGCGGTTCCCGCATCCGCCGCCGACGACCCCGTCGAGATCGACGTCGTCACCATCAACGACTTCCACGGTCGCATCGAGGCGGACCACGCCTCGGGCGGCGCCGCGGCGCTGGCCACCGCGGTCAAGGAGGTGCGTACGGACAACCCGAACACCATCTTCGCCGCCGCAGGCGACCTTATCGGGGCATCCACCTTCACGTCGTTCATTCAGCAAGACAACCCGACGATCGACGCGCTCAACGCGGCCGGTCTCGAAGTGAGCTCGACCGGCAACCACGAGTACGACCAGGGTTGGGCAGATCTGCGAGACCGCGTCGTTCCGCGTGCCGACTGGGCGTACATCAACTCCAACGTCTTCCTGAAGTCCACGGGCGAGACGGCGCTGGCGCCTTCGTGGGTGAAGGAGGTCGACGGCATCCGCGTCGGGTTCATCGGCGCCGTGACCGAAGACCTCAGCTCGCTCGTGTCGCCCGCCGGCATCGCCGACCTCGAGGTGCGCAATATCGCCGACTCGGTCAACGCCGCGGCCGCCGATCTGAAGGACGGCGATCCGAACAACGGCGAGGCCGACGTCATCGTGCTGCTCGTGCACGAGGGCGCGACGACCACCGACGTGTCGAGTGTGACGCCCGACTCGCCCCTCGGACAGATCGTCTACAACGTGGACGACGACGTGAACGCCATCGTCTCGGCGCACACGCACCTGGCCTACAACTTCACAATCGACGGGCGGCCGGTGGTCTCGGCGGGCAAGTACGGCGAGAACTACGGGCTGATGAAGATCACCGTGGACCCCACCGACAAGTCGGTGCTCTCGATCACCGACGAGATCAAGCCGCTGACCGCCGACGACAAGCCGCTGTACGCGCCCGACCCGGACGTGCAGAAGATCGTCGACGACGCCGTGCAGGCAGCGGAAGGGCCGGGCAATGCCACGGTCGGCAACGTCACCGCCGACTTCAACCGCGCTCTGCAGAGCGACGGCACCACCGAGAACCGCGGCGGCGAATCGACACTCGGCAACTTCGTCGCCGATGTGCAGCAGTGGTCGACGGGTGCCGATCTGGCGCTGATGAACCCGGGCGGACTGCGCACCGACATCACCTACGCATCGAGCAGCGACAACGACCCCGACGGCAACGTCACGTATCGCGAGGCGGCCACGGTGCAGCCGTTCGCCAACACGATGATGACCACGACCCTCACCGGTGCGCAGCTCGCACAGGTGCTCGAAGAGCAGTGGCAGCCCGCGGCGGCGAGCCGTCCGTTCCTCAAGCTGGGGGTCTCGAAGTCGCTGTCGTACACGTACGACCCCACGGCGGAGGCCGGCTCGCACATCACCTCGATGACCGTGAACGGCAAGGCGGTGTCGCCGACCGACACGTTCACGGTGGCGGTGAACTCTTTCCTGGCTGCCGGCGGTGACAACTTCACGACGCTGGCCGACGGAGCCAACACCGCCGACACCGGCAAGGTCGACCTGCAGTCGATGGTCGACTGGTTCTCGGAGAACGGCACGGCATCGCCCGACTACGCACAGCGTGCTGTCGGCGTCGTGCTGAGCCCGCCCGACGCCGACGGGTACAGCGCCGGTGACACGGTGACGGCGAACCTGTCTTCGCTCGCGTTCAGCACGGGCGAGCCGGCAGCTGACAAGGTCACGATCTCGCTCGGCGACACGCAGCTCGCCTCGAGCGCGGTCGACCCAACCGTGATCGACGCATCCGACGAGGGCGGACGGGCCGAGCTGAGCTTCACGATCCCGAGCGGGGTCGAGGGCGCGCAGCAGCTGACGGTGGCCGTGGCATCCACCGGCACAAGCATCCAGGTACCGGTCGAGATCACCGCGGCGCCGTTCGAGGGCGCCGTCACCGTGAAGCACGCGAAGGTGTCGGCGGGCGGAACGCTGACGGTCAGCGGCACCGGGTTCGACGCCGGTGAGAAGCTGACCGCGACGCTGCAGGGCAAGAAGAAGGCACACGTCTCGCTCGGCACGATCACCGCACGCAAGGACGGCTCGTTCCGCACCACGCTGACCGTGCCCCGGTCGACGAAAGCGGGCGTCTACACGCTGACGGTGGCGCAGGCCGACGGCGATGCCGCGACGGCCACCGTGCACGTGAACAAGGCGATGCACGGCGGTGGCGGTGGTCACGGGGGTGGCCACGGCAGCCCTGGTCATGGTGGACCGGGGCATGGTGGACCGGGGCATGGCGGGCCGGGGCATGGCGGACCGGGGCATGGTGGTCCCGGTCACGGCTGCCACGCGGTGATCCGCTGA
- a CDS encoding GuaB3 family IMP dehydrogenase-related protein, with the protein MDIELGSSKRARRAYTFDDIAVVPSRRTRNPEDVSTTWSIDAFSFDVPVIGAPMDSVVSPTTAIMLGQLGGLGVLDLEGLWTRYDDPEPLLAEIATLDDDAATARMQQLYAEPIKPELVRDRLAQIREAGVTVAGALTPQRTQELYETVVAAGVDLFVIRGTTVSAEHVSSVSEPLNLKKFIYDLDVPVIVGGAATYTAALHLMRTGAAGVLVGFGGGAASTTRATLGIHAPMATAVADVAGARRDYMDESGGRYVHVIADGGVGTSGDIVKALAMGADAVMLGVALARATDAPGRGYHWGPEAHHPQLPRGRRVSVDQVASLEEVLYGPAPVADGTANLIGALRKSMATTGYSDLKEFQRVEVVVAPYGIE; encoded by the coding sequence ATGGACATCGAACTCGGCAGCTCCAAGCGCGCTCGTCGGGCGTACACCTTCGATGACATCGCGGTCGTGCCTTCGCGGCGCACGCGCAACCCGGAGGACGTGTCGACGACCTGGTCGATCGACGCCTTCTCGTTCGACGTGCCGGTCATCGGCGCGCCGATGGACTCGGTGGTCAGCCCCACCACGGCGATCATGCTCGGGCAGCTCGGCGGCCTGGGCGTGCTCGACCTCGAGGGCCTGTGGACGCGCTACGACGACCCCGAGCCGCTGCTGGCCGAGATCGCGACGCTCGACGACGATGCCGCCACTGCGCGCATGCAGCAGCTGTACGCCGAGCCGATCAAGCCCGAGCTCGTGCGCGACCGTCTGGCGCAGATCCGCGAGGCCGGCGTCACCGTCGCCGGCGCCCTCACTCCGCAGCGCACGCAAGAGCTGTACGAGACCGTCGTGGCCGCCGGGGTCGACCTGTTCGTGATCCGCGGCACCACGGTCTCGGCCGAGCACGTCTCGAGCGTGTCCGAGCCCCTCAACCTCAAGAAGTTCATCTACGACCTCGACGTGCCCGTCATCGTCGGCGGCGCCGCCACGTACACCGCGGCGCTGCACCTCATGCGCACGGGTGCCGCGGGCGTGCTCGTCGGATTCGGCGGGGGCGCGGCATCCACCACTCGTGCCACGCTGGGCATCCACGCGCCGATGGCCACCGCGGTGGCCGATGTCGCCGGCGCACGCCGCGACTACATGGACGAGTCGGGCGGCCGCTACGTGCACGTGATCGCCGACGGCGGCGTGGGCACGTCGGGCGACATCGTGAAGGCGCTGGCGATGGGGGCGGATGCCGTCATGCTGGGCGTCGCGCTGGCCCGGGCGACCGACGCTCCCGGCCGCGGATACCACTGGGGCCCCGAGGCGCACCACCCGCAGCTGCCCCGCGGCCGCCGCGTGAGCGTCGACCAGGTCGCCTCTCTCGAAGAAGTCCTGTACGGCCCGGCGCCCGTCGCCGACGGCACCGCGAACCTCATCGGTGCTCTGCGCAAGTCGATGGCCACGACCGGGTACTCCGACCTCAAGGAGTTCCAGCGCGTCGAGGTGGTCGTGGCGCCATACGGCATCGAATGA
- a CDS encoding ABC transporter ATP-binding protein: protein MSTDAAPGEVVVELTDVYAGYLPGVNILNGANLVARKGELVGIIGPNGAGKSTLLKSIFGMVHVREGEITVDGESIIGLKADKLVKRGVAFVPQTNNVFPSLSIAENLQMGLYQNPKIYKERLEFVTGIFAELGKRLGQRAGSLSGGERQMVAMSRALMMDPSVLLLDEPSAGLSPVRQDDAFIRVSDINKAGVTTIMVEQNARRCLQICDRGYVLDQGRDAYEGSGRELLNDPKVIGLYLGTLGQDDAA, encoded by the coding sequence ATGAGCACGGATGCCGCACCCGGCGAGGTCGTCGTGGAGCTGACCGACGTGTACGCCGGATATCTGCCGGGGGTGAACATCCTGAACGGCGCCAACCTCGTCGCGCGCAAGGGCGAACTGGTCGGGATCATCGGCCCGAACGGCGCCGGCAAGTCCACGCTGCTCAAATCGATCTTCGGCATGGTGCACGTGCGCGAGGGCGAGATCACCGTCGACGGCGAGAGCATCATCGGGCTGAAGGCCGACAAGCTCGTCAAGCGGGGCGTGGCCTTCGTGCCGCAGACGAACAACGTCTTCCCGTCGTTGAGCATCGCCGAGAACCTGCAGATGGGGCTGTATCAGAATCCCAAGATCTACAAGGAGCGGCTCGAGTTCGTCACCGGGATCTTCGCCGAGCTCGGCAAGCGGCTGGGCCAGCGCGCGGGTTCGCTCTCCGGCGGCGAGCGCCAGATGGTCGCGATGTCGCGCGCGCTGATGATGGACCCGTCGGTGCTGCTGCTCGACGAGCCCTCGGCGGGGCTGTCGCCGGTGCGCCAGGACGACGCCTTCATCCGCGTCTCCGACATCAACAAGGCCGGCGTGACGACCATCATGGTCGAGCAGAACGCACGCCGCTGCCTGCAGATCTGCGATCGCGGCTACGTGCTCGATCAGGGCCGTGATGCGTACGAGGGCTCGGGTCGCGAGCTGCTCAACGATCCCAAGGTGATCGGGCTGTACCTGGGCACTCTGGGTCAGGACGACGCGGCCTGA